Proteins encoded within one genomic window of Ammonifex degensii KC4:
- a CDS encoding transglycosylase domain-containing protein: MWGFSWVRLVGWLLALFLLLGTCWGGYEVYAAIRDLPPWQIDSVPLVAPSTLYAADGTPFATLGRGTFIPVTEKEIPLVVKQAFVAAEDNRFYQHHGIDIWGILRAAWYDLLNRKIVQGGSTITQQLAKNAFLTPSRTFKRKIQEIFLAIQLERHYTKDEILTFYLNRIYFGEGAWGIGAAAKTYFDKKVEDLTPAEAAMLAGLVRAPSYYDPFRNPEGALARRNTVLQQMEECGFLTPEQVAKAKAEPLGLKRGLIYKPECPYPDFVDYVIATVGERFGESALFRGGLKIYTTLDIKAQRAAEAAVKNNTFYPTTVRDSQGLLQPQAAVVLLDPNTGAIRAMVGGREHVVSRQFNRAYQAYRSPGSAIKPILDYAPAVEYLGMSPSSIVVDEPVRFGSYEPRNYDGRYRGPITLQDALAYSVNVVAVKLLHMVGLERAAAFARNLGIEVDPAKDGLAAALGGLHHGVSPLQMAAAYAAFANGGYYVRPFAVTKIVQPDGSILAEYHPELKPVMKPETAAAITTMLKAAVRYGTGTKARIGDLVAGKTGTTDEGRDLWFCGWVPRMVGVVWIGWDMPRAMPGAYGGDYCAKMWRQIMVQALDLQSTPRLLPSPPAPTTTPAPPVPTTPTEPSTPSTPPPSAPEKPALTPEKPSAPTTPTSPAPATPEQSGQTGQSEQPKQLVPPSPLPTSPGSTPPGTPPAAQGAGGHG; encoded by the coding sequence GGCCCTCTTTCTGCTTTTGGGCACGTGCTGGGGCGGCTACGAAGTTTACGCGGCCATAAGGGATCTTCCCCCTTGGCAGATAGATTCGGTGCCCCTGGTGGCTCCCAGCACCCTTTATGCAGCCGACGGTACTCCCTTTGCCACTCTAGGCCGCGGAACTTTCATCCCGGTAACCGAGAAGGAAATCCCTCTTGTTGTCAAGCAAGCCTTCGTGGCGGCAGAGGATAACCGCTTTTATCAGCACCACGGGATCGACATCTGGGGCATCCTGAGGGCAGCTTGGTACGACCTGTTGAACCGCAAGATAGTCCAGGGAGGAAGCACCATAACCCAGCAGCTGGCCAAAAACGCCTTTCTCACCCCTTCGCGCACTTTCAAACGCAAAATCCAAGAGATCTTCCTGGCCATACAACTGGAGCGCCACTACACCAAGGACGAGATCCTGACCTTCTACCTTAACCGCATCTATTTTGGTGAGGGAGCCTGGGGAATAGGAGCAGCGGCCAAGACCTACTTCGACAAAAAGGTAGAGGACCTGACGCCGGCCGAGGCGGCCATGCTGGCGGGCCTGGTGCGCGCTCCCAGCTACTACGATCCCTTCCGGAACCCCGAGGGGGCGCTGGCCCGGCGCAATACGGTGCTGCAGCAGATGGAAGAGTGCGGCTTTCTCACGCCGGAGCAGGTAGCCAAGGCCAAGGCCGAGCCTCTGGGGCTTAAAAGGGGTCTTATCTACAAGCCAGAGTGTCCTTACCCCGACTTTGTGGACTACGTCATCGCCACGGTTGGAGAGCGCTTCGGCGAATCGGCCCTTTTCCGCGGGGGGCTTAAGATCTACACCACCCTGGACATAAAAGCCCAGCGGGCGGCGGAGGCGGCGGTTAAGAACAACACTTTCTACCCGACTACGGTGCGCGACTCCCAGGGATTGCTCCAGCCCCAGGCGGCGGTGGTGTTGCTTGATCCCAACACGGGGGCCATAAGGGCCATGGTGGGCGGAAGGGAGCACGTGGTTAGCCGGCAATTCAACCGTGCTTACCAGGCTTACCGCTCGCCCGGCTCGGCCATCAAGCCTATTCTCGACTACGCCCCGGCCGTAGAGTACCTGGGGATGAGTCCCAGTTCAATAGTGGTGGATGAGCCGGTGCGCTTCGGCTCCTACGAGCCGCGCAACTACGACGGCCGCTACCGGGGCCCCATAACTCTGCAGGACGCCCTAGCCTACTCCGTAAACGTGGTGGCGGTGAAGCTTCTGCACATGGTGGGTCTGGAGCGGGCGGCGGCCTTTGCCCGCAACTTGGGCATCGAAGTTGATCCGGCCAAGGACGGGCTGGCCGCCGCGCTGGGAGGCCTCCATCACGGTGTCTCCCCGCTGCAGATGGCCGCAGCTTACGCCGCCTTTGCCAACGGCGGCTACTATGTCCGTCCCTTCGCGGTGACCAAGATTGTCCAGCCCGACGGCTCGATACTGGCCGAGTACCATCCGGAACTGAAGCCGGTCATGAAGCCCGAGACGGCGGCGGCCATAACCACCATGCTCAAAGCGGCCGTCCGGTACGGCACCGGGACCAAGGCCCGGATAGGTGATCTGGTGGCCGGCAAGACGGGGACTACCGATGAAGGTAGGGACCTGTGGTTCTGCGGCTGGGTTCCCCGCATGGTGGGGGTAGTCTGGATAGGCTGGGATATGCCCCGCGCCATGCCGGGCGCCTACGGGGGAGATTACTGCGCCAAGATGTGGCGGCAGATAATGGTGCAGGCCCTGGACTTGCAGTCCACTCCCAGACTTCTACCTTCCCCGCCGGCACCGACAACTACCCCAGCACCGCCGGTGCCTACTACCCCGACCGAGCCCTCGACCCCCTCCACTCCTCCACCTTCCGCTCCGGAAAAGCCGGCACTCACTCCTGAGAAGCCTTCCGCGCCTACCACTCCTACTTCTCCGGCGCCTGCTACGCCGGAGCAGTCCGGGCAGACGGGGCAGTCGGAGCAGCCGAAGCAATTGGTACCTCCTTCTCCGCTTCCGACTTCTCCAGGCAGCACTCCGCCTGGTACCCCGCCGGCGGCTCAGGGGGCGGGTGGCCATGGCTAA
- the radA gene encoding DNA repair protein RadA, with translation MAKERFQCLICGYQSTRWLGRCPECGSWDSFSAGTAKDSGKELAAVYPLQEIEGEEERLQVGMEEFDRVLGGGIVPGSLILVGGDPGIGKSTLLLQVASQLGRYGQVLYVSGEESVRQVASRARRLRLEASSLLLAAATDVEVIKEQVERLRPCALVVDSIQTLVHPRVQAIPGSVAQVRECIGVLQQLAKGLNLPIMVIGHVTKEGILAGPRLLEHIVDVVLYLEGDRYQSYRLLRGVKNRYGATHEIGVFTMTERGMVPVVNPSALFLAGSQADNSVGAAVVPTLEGTRPLLVEIQALVSTSYYSLPRRMTTGLDFNRTLLLLAVLEKRLGLRLSSCDVYLNVVGGMKLIDPGADLAAALAVVSSYRELPFPRDVVVVGEVGLTGEVRPVRLLELRLKEAAKLGFSRAVVGRSSCCRSLPEKFTLIPVASLGEAIEVLWQR, from the coding sequence ATGGCTAAAGAACGGTTTCAGTGCCTGATTTGTGGCTACCAGAGCACGCGCTGGCTGGGGCGCTGCCCGGAGTGCGGGAGCTGGGACTCTTTCTCTGCCGGTACTGCCAAAGATTCCGGTAAAGAGCTGGCCGCCGTCTACCCCCTGCAGGAGATAGAGGGTGAGGAAGAGCGCCTGCAGGTGGGGATGGAAGAGTTTGACCGGGTGCTGGGCGGAGGGATAGTCCCGGGTTCCCTTATTCTGGTGGGGGGAGACCCGGGCATAGGCAAATCCACCTTGCTCTTGCAGGTGGCCTCTCAACTCGGTAGGTATGGACAAGTTCTCTACGTGTCCGGGGAGGAATCGGTGCGCCAGGTGGCATCAAGGGCGCGGCGCTTGCGACTGGAAGCTTCCTCCCTGTTGCTGGCAGCGGCCACCGACGTGGAAGTGATCAAGGAGCAGGTAGAACGCCTAAGACCCTGCGCGCTGGTGGTAGACTCCATCCAAACCCTGGTGCATCCCCGGGTGCAGGCGATCCCGGGAAGTGTGGCTCAGGTGCGGGAATGCATCGGGGTGTTGCAACAGCTGGCTAAAGGCTTAAACCTCCCCATCATGGTGATAGGGCACGTAACCAAGGAGGGTATTCTGGCGGGGCCGCGTCTGCTCGAGCACATCGTGGACGTGGTGCTTTACCTGGAGGGGGACCGCTACCAATCCTACCGCCTCCTGCGGGGGGTGAAAAACCGCTACGGTGCCACACACGAGATAGGGGTCTTCACTATGACCGAGAGGGGCATGGTGCCGGTGGTCAACCCTTCGGCCCTTTTCTTGGCCGGGAGCCAAGCCGATAATTCAGTAGGGGCGGCGGTGGTACCCACCCTAGAGGGGACACGCCCTTTGTTGGTGGAGATCCAGGCCTTGGTAAGCACTAGCTACTACTCTTTGCCCCGGCGTATGACCACCGGGCTCGATTTTAACCGGACCCTTTTGCTCCTGGCCGTTTTGGAGAAGCGCCTGGGACTGCGTCTGAGCTCCTGCGATGTATACCTGAACGTGGTAGGGGGGATGAAGCTGATAGATCCGGGGGCCGATCTAGCGGCGGCGCTGGCCGTCGTCTCCAGCTACCGGGAGCTCCCCTTCCCCCGGGACGTGGTGGTGGTAGGTGAGGTAGGGTTGACGGGAGAGGTGCGCCCCGTGCGCCTTCTGGAACTGAGGCTTAAAGAGGCGGCCAAGCTGGGTTTTTCCCGGGCGGTAGTAGGAAGGTCTAGCTGTTGCCGGTCTTTGCCGGAAAAATTTACCTTGATTCCGGTAGCTTCCTTGGGAGAGGCCATAGAGGTTCTCTGGCAGAGGTAA
- the disA gene encoding DNA integrity scanning diadenylate cyclase DisA — protein MDDQLLKVLRQVAPGTPLREGLENILRAKSGALIVVGDNERVRAIAEGGFVINAEFTPARLYELAKMDGAIILSEDAKRIVAANTQLVPDLSIPSSETGIRHRTAERVAKQTGALVISISQRRGIITIYKGNLKYVLKELEVVLAKANQAVQTLEKYRSILNQTMVNLTVLEFEDAVTLYEVTKAIQRTEMTLRVVREIERYICELGSEGRLIVMQVEELASNIEEEGLLVIQDYAVVEDKTPKEILGMIGSWPAEDLLDLTLIARALGYSGGPRVLEQGVSPRGYRVLHRIPRLPSPVIENIVRTFGNLSRILQASIEELDDVEGIGEARARMIKEGLKRYWNQIVQERYR, from the coding sequence ATGGACGACCAGTTACTCAAAGTTTTGCGCCAGGTTGCGCCTGGGACTCCTTTGCGGGAAGGCCTGGAGAATATCCTGCGGGCCAAAAGCGGGGCTTTAATCGTGGTGGGAGATAACGAACGCGTGCGGGCGATCGCCGAAGGGGGATTTGTCATCAACGCCGAGTTCACCCCGGCGCGCCTTTACGAGCTGGCCAAGATGGACGGCGCCATCATCCTGAGCGAAGACGCTAAGCGGATAGTGGCAGCCAACACCCAGCTGGTGCCCGATTTGAGTATCCCCTCTTCGGAGACCGGTATTCGCCACCGCACGGCCGAGAGGGTGGCCAAGCAGACAGGAGCCTTGGTGATCTCCATTTCCCAGCGCCGGGGCATCATCACCATCTACAAAGGGAACCTCAAGTACGTACTCAAAGAGCTCGAGGTTGTCCTGGCCAAGGCCAACCAGGCAGTACAAACCCTGGAGAAGTACCGTTCCATCCTCAACCAGACCATGGTCAACCTCACGGTGCTGGAGTTTGAGGACGCCGTCACGCTTTACGAGGTGACCAAGGCCATACAGCGGACCGAGATGACGCTCAGAGTGGTTCGGGAAATCGAGCGCTACATCTGCGAGCTGGGAAGCGAAGGACGCCTTATCGTCATGCAGGTGGAGGAACTGGCTTCGAACATAGAGGAAGAAGGGCTCTTGGTAATTCAGGATTACGCGGTGGTGGAGGATAAGACCCCCAAGGAGATACTTGGCATGATCGGAAGCTGGCCGGCCGAGGATTTGCTAGATCTTACCCTCATAGCTAGGGCCCTGGGGTATTCCGGCGGCCCCAGGGTTTTGGAGCAAGGGGTTTCTCCGCGCGGTTACCGGGTACTGCACCGGATTCCCCGCCTTCCTTCCCCGGTGATAGAAAACATAGTCCGGACGTTCGGCAACCTCAGCCGCATACTACAGGCCTCCATCGAGGAGTTGGACGACGTGGAGGGCATCGGCGAGGCGCGGGCCCGCATGATCAAGGAGGGACTGAAGCGCTACTGGAACCAGATCGTCCAAGAGCGCTATCGCTAA
- a CDS encoding integrase core domain-containing protein: MTLYQQLKRSGNPHAIAQTVASLLTTCSPKEVARIMGCSVRWIYELRKRLNESGGNLSGCILPRGPKKRMPNRTPQELEALVVKLAQETNLGPKRLASLLYQSLKIKLSPYTIRNILKRHHIRCRKRQSKTGSRKYWTDVQAFAPFSFWQVDVKHIADKTTLPAAAYSSILKNRLPRYQFTAIDVRTRVRFIAFAYSLSFANGIAFLVLLANWLKTFGLNQTIFIQTDNGSEFGGPPNSRKRKLMSLIFSRLDCQLLNIPAGRKEANGYVERSHRTDDEEFYIPYLAGIRSQKDFLISAQRWILYYNYQRPHLGRELNGKTPMEIATSLSHYHPAIGAMPVVVLDHLAPHIFDAYKLSTLPWDYPPKNESLAVNETLAQYNIFSDSALGRSGSSSASVPP, from the coding sequence ATGACATTATACCAGCAACTTAAGAGGAGCGGAAACCCCCACGCAATCGCCCAAACCGTGGCCTCCCTCCTCACCACCTGTAGCCCTAAAGAGGTAGCCCGCATAATGGGCTGCTCCGTCCGCTGGATCTATGAACTGCGCAAACGCCTAAACGAATCCGGCGGAAACTTGTCCGGTTGTATCCTCCCTCGCGGCCCCAAAAAAAGAATGCCCAACCGTACCCCTCAAGAACTCGAAGCCCTAGTCGTAAAACTCGCTCAGGAAACTAACCTGGGCCCTAAACGCCTCGCCTCCCTCCTGTACCAAAGCCTTAAAATTAAGCTCTCCCCCTACACCATACGAAATATCCTCAAACGCCACCACATCCGCTGCCGCAAACGCCAAAGCAAAACGGGCTCCCGGAAATACTGGACCGATGTGCAGGCCTTCGCCCCCTTCTCCTTCTGGCAGGTCGATGTAAAGCACATAGCCGATAAGACAACCCTCCCAGCCGCAGCCTACTCCTCTATTCTGAAAAACCGCCTGCCCCGTTACCAGTTCACCGCTATCGATGTCCGAACAAGGGTCCGGTTCATAGCCTTCGCCTACTCCCTCTCTTTCGCCAACGGAATCGCTTTCCTTGTGCTCCTGGCAAACTGGCTTAAAACCTTCGGCCTTAATCAAACAATCTTTATCCAGACCGATAATGGCTCGGAGTTCGGTGGCCCTCCTAACTCGAGAAAGCGTAAACTCATGTCCCTTATCTTCTCTCGCCTTGACTGCCAGCTGCTTAACATACCCGCAGGCAGAAAAGAAGCCAACGGCTATGTAGAAAGATCACACCGCACCGACGATGAAGAGTTCTACATCCCCTACCTGGCAGGTATCAGAAGCCAGAAGGATTTCCTTATCTCTGCCCAGAGGTGGATCCTTTACTACAACTACCAGCGTCCACATCTGGGCCGGGAACTGAACGGGAAAACTCCTATGGAAATAGCGACCTCGCTTTCCCACTACCATCCGGCTATAGGGGCTATGCCGGTGGTAGTCCTGGATCACCTGGCTCCGCACATCTTCGATGCCTACAAACTCTCTACTCTCCCGTGGGATTACCCACCCAAAAATGAAAGCCTCGCTGTGAACGAAACCCTGGCTCAATACAATATTTTTAGCGATAGCGCTCTTGGACGATCTGGTTCCAGTAGCGCTTCAGTCCCTCCTTGA
- a CDS encoding CarD family transcriptional regulator, which yields MFKVGDKVVYPMHGAGIIEAIEEKEILGQKREYYVLRFPIGNNMKVMVPIDNCQEIGLRRVIDKSEVQNVLKLLRSSCTAMPANWNHRYRANLEKIKSGNIYAVAEVVRNLARRERERGLSSGEKRMLENAKQILISELVLAMEMKEEEARQLLDRAFA from the coding sequence TTGTTCAAGGTCGGCGATAAGGTAGTATACCCAATGCACGGGGCCGGGATTATAGAGGCCATCGAGGAGAAAGAAATTCTGGGGCAAAAGCGTGAGTACTATGTCCTTCGCTTTCCTATAGGGAACAATATGAAGGTGATGGTTCCCATTGACAACTGCCAGGAGATAGGGCTGCGGCGAGTAATCGATAAGAGCGAAGTGCAGAACGTGCTCAAACTCCTCCGTTCCTCCTGTACTGCCATGCCTGCCAACTGGAACCACCGCTACCGGGCCAACCTGGAGAAGATCAAAAGCGGCAACATCTACGCCGTGGCCGAAGTGGTGCGGAACCTAGCGCGCCGGGAGCGCGAACGCGGGCTTTCTTCGGGCGAGAAGCGCATGCTGGAAAACGCTAAGCAGATTCTGATTAGCGAACTGGTGCTGGCAATGGAAATGAAAGAAGAAGAGGCGCGGCAACTGCTAGATCGTGCTTTTGCGTAA
- a CDS encoding PIN/TRAM domain-containing protein encodes MARRVAFFILTLAFGAGGALLAFFLLNFWALPLIWRIGVVVAGGIVGFLVGMLLSPRLIEAVVWLTSRWEQYLQRMPLSDLLAGIVGLVLGLLITNLFAPVLSALGWAGKIIWLGAAGLTGYLGFSLGVKKREEFWGLISSLPRPGKEKGGKASVGSGSLKLLDTSAIIDGRIADLCASGFLEGTLVVPVFVLEELQHIADSGDTLRRNRGRRGLDILNRIKKETGVKVQICDQAVDGGEGLPVDAKLVRLAKKLGAKLVTTDYNLHKVAELQGVKVLNINELAQALRPVVLPGEEMSIHLVKDGKEPGQGVGYLEDGTMVVVEGGKKYIGQTIRVTVTSVLQTSAGRMIFAKPKAEGEVGLGGVNAIG; translated from the coding sequence ATGGCTCGGAGAGTAGCCTTTTTTATTTTGACCCTGGCTTTCGGTGCTGGCGGGGCGCTTTTAGCCTTTTTTCTCTTAAATTTCTGGGCTCTTCCGCTTATCTGGCGCATCGGCGTGGTAGTGGCGGGAGGGATCGTCGGTTTCCTGGTAGGCATGCTCTTATCCCCCCGGCTGATAGAAGCAGTGGTGTGGCTCACCTCCCGCTGGGAACAGTACCTGCAGCGCATGCCCCTTTCGGACTTGTTGGCCGGGATAGTAGGACTCGTTCTAGGACTTCTCATCACCAATCTTTTTGCCCCGGTGCTGAGTGCCCTGGGTTGGGCGGGCAAGATTATCTGGCTCGGTGCCGCTGGGCTTACCGGTTATCTGGGCTTTTCTTTAGGAGTCAAGAAAAGGGAAGAGTTCTGGGGCCTCATTTCCTCTCTCCCGCGCCCGGGCAAAGAGAAAGGCGGCAAGGCTTCAGTAGGGTCCGGTTCTCTTAAGCTCCTGGACACCAGCGCCATAATCGACGGGCGCATAGCGGACCTCTGTGCCAGCGGCTTCTTAGAGGGGACCCTGGTGGTTCCCGTGTTCGTGCTGGAGGAGCTGCAGCACATTGCCGATTCGGGGGACACGCTCAGGCGCAATCGGGGCCGGCGGGGACTGGACATCCTGAACCGGATCAAGAAGGAAACTGGGGTTAAAGTGCAAATATGCGACCAGGCGGTGGACGGGGGAGAAGGGCTACCGGTTGACGCCAAGCTCGTGCGCCTGGCCAAAAAGCTGGGGGCCAAGCTGGTGACCACCGACTACAACCTGCACAAGGTGGCGGAGTTGCAGGGAGTCAAAGTGCTGAACATCAACGAGCTGGCCCAAGCTCTGCGTCCCGTAGTCTTGCCCGGCGAAGAAATGTCGATTCATCTGGTGAAAGATGGCAAAGAGCCGGGCCAAGGGGTGGGCTACCTCGAGGACGGGACGATGGTGGTGGTGGAAGGAGGAAAAAAGTACATAGGGCAGACGATCCGCGTTACCGTCACCAGCGTGCTGCAAACGTCGGCCGGGCGGATGATCTTTGCCAAGCCGAAGGCCGAGGGGGAGGTGGGGCTTGGCGGGGTGAATGCCATTGGTTGA
- the ispD gene encoding 2-C-methyl-D-erythritol 4-phosphate cytidylyltransferase, translating into MPLVEAGVVVVAAGQSRRMGEGPKKQFRQLLDLPVFAWSLEVCEKVDLVKEVVLVVPPGEENFCLELVKDRYPKLKAVVPGGEHRQDSVFAGLLHLSPLPVAVVHDGARPLVTPALMEEVIKAAAEWGGAIAAVPVRDTVKRVDAEGRIKETLPREEIYLAQTPQAFRYELLMQAHRRAKEENYYATDDAALVEREGVKVKVVPGSYSNLKITTPEDLELARALVGGNDPGLRIGIGYDVHPLVEGRPLILGGVEIEAPLGLAGHSDADVLCHALMDALLGAMGKEDIGHFFPPSDPAYRGARSLDLLARVCTWVKEAGFRVVNVDAVVLAERPRLAPYLPAIKANFARVLGIPESRVGIKATTTEGLGFVGREEGMAAYAVVLLAK; encoded by the coding sequence ATGCCATTGGTTGAGGCAGGGGTAGTAGTGGTGGCGGCGGGGCAAAGCCGCCGCATGGGAGAAGGCCCTAAAAAGCAATTCCGCCAGCTTCTGGACCTTCCCGTATTCGCTTGGTCTCTAGAAGTGTGCGAGAAGGTAGACCTGGTCAAAGAAGTGGTGCTGGTGGTTCCTCCGGGAGAAGAAAATTTTTGCCTGGAGCTGGTAAAAGACAGGTATCCCAAGCTCAAGGCGGTGGTGCCTGGCGGTGAGCACCGGCAGGACTCGGTCTTTGCCGGTCTTCTTCACCTTTCCCCTCTGCCCGTGGCGGTGGTGCACGACGGGGCTCGCCCTCTGGTAACTCCAGCCTTGATGGAGGAGGTTATCAAAGCAGCGGCGGAGTGGGGTGGAGCGATTGCCGCCGTACCTGTGCGGGACACCGTCAAGCGGGTAGATGCGGAGGGAAGGATAAAAGAAACCCTACCGCGCGAGGAGATCTACCTGGCTCAAACTCCTCAGGCTTTCCGCTACGAACTCCTTATGCAGGCGCACCGGCGGGCTAAGGAAGAGAACTACTACGCCACCGACGACGCCGCGCTGGTAGAGAGGGAGGGGGTTAAGGTCAAGGTGGTTCCGGGGAGTTATTCCAATCTCAAGATCACCACCCCGGAAGATCTGGAGCTGGCCCGGGCCTTGGTAGGCGGAAACGACCCCGGCCTACGAATAGGCATAGGCTACGACGTCCATCCGCTGGTAGAGGGAAGGCCTCTCATTTTGGGCGGAGTGGAAATAGAAGCGCCGCTGGGGCTTGCAGGGCATTCCGATGCCGATGTGCTCTGTCATGCCTTAATGGACGCCCTGCTGGGCGCCATGGGCAAAGAGGATATAGGGCACTTTTTCCCTCCAAGTGATCCGGCCTACCGGGGAGCCAGAAGCCTTGACCTGCTGGCCCGCGTGTGCACGTGGGTGAAGGAAGCCGGCTTCCGGGTAGTGAACGTGGACGCGGTGGTGCTGGCCGAGCGCCCCCGTCTTGCCCCTTACCTTCCCGCCATTAAGGCCAACTTCGCCCGGGTTCTGGGGATTCCGGAGAGCAGGGTAGGGATAAAGGCCACTACCACGGAGGGGCTGGGCTTTGTGGGCCGGGAGGAGGGGATGGCGGCCTACGCGGTGGTTCTGCTGGCTAAGTAA
- the cysE gene encoding serine O-acetyltransferase: MGLRSLYQYIKEDIQMVFERDPAAKSVWEVIFCYPGLHAVWFHRIAHWFYRRRFYFLARLISHFARFLTGIEIHPGAKIGRRFFIDHGAGVVIGETTEIGDDVTIYQGVTLGGTGKEKGKRHPTIGNNVVISAGAKVLGSFTVGDNSKIGAGSVVLKPVPPNCTVVGVPGRVVVKDGKRVEEKPDLRHDLLPDPISDTLNRLEAKIAWLEERIRELEAKLAQEEEARKA, translated from the coding sequence GTGGGTCTGCGCAGTCTTTACCAGTACATCAAAGAAGACATCCAGATGGTCTTCGAGCGAGATCCGGCGGCCAAAAGTGTCTGGGAGGTTATTTTCTGCTATCCCGGGCTCCATGCCGTATGGTTTCATCGCATAGCCCACTGGTTTTACCGCCGGCGTTTCTATTTCTTAGCCCGACTCATTTCCCACTTTGCCCGTTTTCTAACGGGGATAGAGATTCATCCGGGCGCCAAGATAGGGCGGCGCTTCTTCATCGACCACGGTGCCGGCGTGGTGATAGGGGAGACGACAGAAATAGGAGACGACGTCACCATCTACCAAGGAGTGACCCTGGGAGGGACGGGCAAGGAGAAGGGGAAGCGCCATCCCACCATAGGGAACAACGTGGTCATAAGCGCCGGGGCCAAGGTGCTGGGCTCTTTCACCGTGGGGGACAATTCCAAAATCGGGGCTGGATCCGTGGTCTTGAAACCCGTGCCGCCTAACTGCACGGTGGTGGGGGTACCGGGGAGAGTGGTAGTCAAAGATGGCAAGCGCGTAGAAGAGAAGCCCGACCTGCGGCACGATCTCCTGCCCGACCCGATCTCCGACACCTTGAACCGGCTGGAAGCAAAAATCGCTTGGCTTGAGGAGCGCATCAGAGAGCTAGAAGCGAAACTCGCTCAGGAAGAGGAGGCGCGAAAGGCGTGA
- the cysS gene encoding cysteine--tRNA ligase, which yields MEVYNTLTKRKEPFVPREPGRVRMYVCGPTTYNYIHLGNARALVVFDTIRRYLEYRGFRVFFVQNFTDIDDKIIKRAAEEKMDPQELALKYIEAYFEDADQINIKRADVHPRVSDHLPEIVELISILIDKGFAYAAEGDVYFAVRKFPAYGKLSGRQLSELRAGARVEPGENKRDPLDFALWKKAKPGEPSWPSPWGEGRPGWHIECSAMALKYLGPEFDIHGGGSDLIFPHHENEIAQSEAATGRPFARYWLHNGFITVKEEKMSKSLGNVFLLRKVMELYPPPAVRLFLLSTHYRSPLAYTPEYLEGAAKALSRLRSSWLFLQEAQKQAEESSGGTEQLARLDKWEQDFTAAMDDDFNTARALALFFDLAHEINSWAELRPLPPAPVLRRALLLWVSFNRVLGLFPERRGLPVVEQERTMVLEELVKLLVEIRQEARQRKDWATADRIRESLKNLGIVLEDTPAGTRWRWA from the coding sequence ATAGAGGTCTACAACACCCTGACCAAGCGCAAAGAACCCTTCGTTCCCCGCGAGCCGGGCCGGGTGCGGATGTACGTCTGCGGTCCCACCACCTACAACTACATCCACCTGGGCAATGCGCGGGCCCTGGTGGTCTTCGACACCATTAGACGGTACTTGGAATACCGGGGTTTTCGGGTTTTTTTTGTGCAAAACTTTACCGATATCGACGATAAGATTATAAAAAGGGCCGCAGAGGAGAAAATGGACCCACAAGAGCTGGCCCTTAAGTACATCGAGGCCTACTTTGAAGATGCCGACCAGATAAACATCAAGCGGGCCGATGTGCACCCCCGTGTGTCCGACCACCTGCCGGAGATAGTCGAACTCATCTCCATCTTGATCGACAAGGGATTTGCCTACGCCGCCGAAGGCGACGTCTACTTCGCCGTAAGGAAATTTCCCGCGTACGGCAAGCTTTCCGGACGGCAGCTTTCGGAGCTGAGGGCGGGCGCCCGCGTGGAGCCGGGAGAAAACAAGCGGGACCCTTTGGATTTTGCCCTGTGGAAAAAGGCCAAACCCGGTGAGCCTTCATGGCCCAGTCCCTGGGGAGAGGGGCGCCCCGGCTGGCACATCGAGTGCTCGGCCATGGCTTTAAAGTATCTGGGACCGGAATTCGATATCCACGGCGGGGGGAGCGACCTCATCTTCCCCCACCACGAGAACGAGATAGCCCAGTCCGAAGCGGCCACCGGCCGCCCTTTTGCTCGCTACTGGCTGCACAACGGCTTCATCACCGTAAAAGAGGAGAAGATGTCTAAATCTTTGGGCAATGTTTTTCTTTTGCGCAAGGTGATGGAGCTTTATCCGCCTCCGGCCGTACGCCTCTTTCTACTGAGCACGCACTACCGCAGCCCCCTGGCCTATACGCCGGAGTACCTGGAAGGAGCGGCCAAGGCTCTAAGCCGCCTGCGTTCTTCCTGGCTCTTTCTCCAGGAGGCACAGAAGCAGGCAGAGGAGTCTTCCGGCGGTACGGAGCAATTGGCGCGGCTGGATAAGTGGGAGCAAGACTTCACCGCGGCCATGGACGACGACTTCAACACGGCGCGAGCCCTAGCCCTCTTTTTCGACCTGGCCCATGAAATCAACTCCTGGGCCGAACTCCGCCCTCTACCACCAGCGCCGGTCCTGCGCCGTGCTCTTCTCCTCTGGGTTTCCTTCAACCGCGTGCTGGGGCTTTTCCCCGAGCGGCGAGGGCTGCCGGTGGTCGAGCAGGAGCGGACGATGGTTTTGGAGGAGCTCGTGAAGCTGCTGGTGGAGATTCGTCAGGAGGCGCGACAGCGCAAAGACTGGGCGACGGCCGATCGCATCCGCGAAAGCCTGAAAAACCTGGGCATCGTTTTGGAAGACACCCCGGCGGGGACCCGCTGGCGCTGGGCTTAA